ACATGATCGCGCGCGAACTGACGCGCCCATACAAGCAATGAGGGGAGAGATGACGACCCAATCATCGGTCAGGATCACGCGGCGCGGCAAGATCAGCATCGTCACGCTGGACCGGCCGAAGGCGAATGCCATCAACATCGCGACGAGCGAAGCCCTGGCGGCAGCGTTCAGGGAGTTCCGGGAGGACCCCGAGCTTTCCGTGGCGATCGTGACCGGCGCCGGCGAGAAGTTCTTCTGCGGCGGATGGGATATGAACGAGGCTGCCAGCGGGATTAAGGACAGCGAGGAACATGGGGCAGGCGGCTTCGCCGGGCTCCACGAACTGCTCGACTGCAACAAGCCGGTGATCGCCGCCTTGAACGGGCTGACGGTCGGCGGCGGCTGGGAGATCGCCCTGGCCTGCGACCTCGTGCTGGCAACGCCCAATACGCGCTTCTGGTTTCCGGAGGTTCAGCGCGGATTCATCGCGGATGCGGGCGGCGTGCAGCGCTTGCCGCGCATGCTGCCGAAGCGCATCGCCATGGAGGTGCTGCTCACCGGCCGCTGGTTCGAGCTCGCCGAGGCGGAACACTGGGGCATGATCAACGCGGTCGTCCCCGCGAACGAGCTGCTGCCGCGGGCGATCGCGCTGGCCGAGACGATCTGCGAAGGGGCGCCTTTGTCCGTTCAGGCGACCAAGGAGGTGGTGCGGGCCACCGAAATGCTGAGCGACCGCGAGGCGCTCACGGGCCTCGCCAAGCTCAACCTGCCCATTCACCGCCGCATGATGGCGTCGTCCGACTTCATCGAGGGCCCGACCGCCTTCACCGAGGGTCGTGCGCCAGTGTGGACCGGGCGGTAGGGACATCCCATGGCCGATCCGAAGAAGACCATCATCACCTGTGCGGTGACGGGCTCGATCCATACCCCCAGCATGTCGCCTTACCTGCCAGTGACGCCGAAGGAAATCGCCGAGCAGGCGATCGAGGCGGCGCAGGCGGGCGCGGCGATCGTGCACATTCACGCGCGCGATCCTCAAACCGGCGAGCCCGCATCGTCGCCCGCGCTTTACCGCGAGATCGTCACGCGCATTTCGGACGGTTGCGACGCGGTCATCAACATCACCACGGGCGGCGGCAACAATATGAGCGTGGAGCAGCGCCTGGCGGCGGCCGTCGAGCTGAGGCCGGAAATCTGCTCGCTGAACATGGGCTCGATGAATTTTCCCATGCACACGCTGCTCAGGAAATACCGCGCGTTCCGGTACGAATGGGAGCGCAGTTACATCGAGGAAAGCCGCGACTTCGTCTTCAAGAGCACCTTCAAGGATATCGAGGAGACGATCGCCTTGCTTTCGCCACTGGGCACGCGCTTCGAGTTCGAATGCTATGACGTGGGCCATCTCTACACCCTGGCTTTTTTCGAGCGCGAGGGCTCGCTGAACGCGCCCTATGCGGTCCAGTTCGTGATGGGGATTCTTGGCGGCATCGGCGCCTCCATCGAAGAGCTGGTCCACATGAAATCGGCCGCGGACCGGTTGTTCGCGGACAGGTACCGCTTTTCGGTCCTGGCGGGCGGCAAGGCGCAGATGCAGATCGCGGCCGCGGGGGCCGCAATGGGCGGGAATATCCGGGTCGGGCTCGAGGACAGTCTCTACATAGCGGCGGGCGAGCTCGCCAAGAGCAACGCCGAGCAGGTGCGCAAGGCGGTACGGATCCTCACCGAGCTGTCCTGCCCCATCGCCACGCCCGAAGAGGCGCGGCGCATATTGCACCTGAAGGGCAGGGGAGGTTAGGTGCCGTGGCTGCGGCGCAGATCTGCTGCCTTGTCGCCAGTCCCCGGCGCGATGGCAATTCTCACCTTCTGGCGCAGGCCCTGGCCGAGGGCGCGCGCGAGGCGGGGCATTCGGCTTCCACGTTGTTCGTGGACGATTTCGTCGCCGGCTTCCTGCGGGATTGCCGTTCCTGCCGCAGCGCGGATGGCACATGCAGCATCAACGATCGCTATGACGAACTCCTGTTGGAGCACCTCTTGCCGGCAGGCGCCGTTGCCATGGCAGCGCCGATCTACTGGTACGGCCTTCCCGCCCAGCTCAAATGTATCATCGATCGCCTCGTCTGCTACACGAGCCGCGCCCATCCCCGGTCCGAGGACGTGATGCGGGGCCTGGCCGGCAAGCGCTATGCGCTTCTGCTGTCCTCAGAGGAAAGCAGCTATGGGATGTCGGTCGGCATCGTGCAGCAGATCTCGGATTTCAGCCGCTATACCCACGGCTCGCTGGTGGCCCTGCTGAACGCGGTGGGCAACCGCCGGGGCGAAATCAAGCATGACCCCGCAGAACCGCTGACTGCCGCGCGGCGGATCGGCCGCGACCTGTTTCGGCTGCGCGCCACGGACTACAGGATTGACACACAAAGGCCGGGCGCAGTGTGGGGCGCGGGAGGAGATCATCCATGACTTGCGCAAGTCCGGTCAGTTTGCCGGTAATGGACAGGGTTGAGCGCCCGCAGGCGGTGCTCTCCACCTTCGAGAGCGTGAGCAAGACCTATGACGGCAAGATACGGGTCGTTGCGGATCTCGATCTCGAGATCATGGAGGGCGAGTTCCTGACGCTGTTGGGGCCGTCCGGCTCGGGCAAGACCACCACCTTGATGATGCTGGCGGGCTTCGAGCATCCGAGTGCCGGGGATATCCGGTTCCAGGGCGCTTCACTGCTCGATGTGCCGGCCTATCGGCGCAATATCGGGATGGTCTTCCAGAATTACGCGCTCTTCCCGCACATGACCGTGGCACAGAATCTCGCCTTTCCGCTGCTCATGCGCGGGGTCGGCAAGGCGGAACGGGAAAAGCGCGTGAAAGCGATGCTCGACATGGTCCGGCTGCCGGAGGCGTTGGACCGCCGGCCGGGCCAACTTTCCGGCGGCCAGCAGCAACGCATCGCGCTCGCCCGCGCCCTGATCTTCGAACCGCAGCTGGTGCTCATGGATGAACCGCTCGGCGCGCTCGACCGGCAGCTGCGCGAGCACATGCAGCTGGAAATACGTCATCTGCACGAACGCCTCGGCATCACGGTCGTCTATGTGACGCACGATCAGGCGGAAGCGCTGACCATGTCCGACCGGGTCGCGGTCTTTGCGCGCGGACGCATCCAGCAGGTGGCCAAGCCGGTGGACATCTACGAACGGCCGGCCAATGCCTTCGTGGCCGATTTCATCGGCGACAACAACCGGATGCAGGGTGTCGTGCGGGCGCGCAACGGCCATCGCTACGAGGTCGATTGCGGCGGCCTCACGCTGCTCACCATATCGGAGGCGGCCCATGCCATCGGCGATGACGTGGTCGTGGTGTTCCGCCCGGAAGATGCCGTGATCGGGCATCCGATTCCGCCGATGCCAAACCGCATGGACGTGGAGGTGGTCGAGAAGATCTATCTAGGCGACCATTTGCGGCTGCGCTGCCGGGCTGCGAACCGGGAATTGGTATCGGTTAAAATTTCAAACAAACGGGGCGGTGGAGATCTGGTGCCGGGACGGTGCGCTGTTCTTTACTGGCCTGCCGAACACTGCCGTTGCTTGCCCATCGTTGATGAAATACGCCCGGCCACAGCAATGTAGCAAGGGACTAGACGGGAGACTTGGTTGTGCGGTAAGTTTAAAATATTAAACATAAGGGGAGAACGACTATGCACAGAGCAATGGTTCGATCTGTCATCGGCGTGGCTTTCATGGCCGCCGGAGCATCAGCAAACGCGCGCGACCTGACGATCGTCGCCTGGGGCGGGGTAGGGCAGGAGGCCCAGCGGGCGGCATTCTTCGATCCCTATACCAAGGCCACCGGCAAGGTTGTTCTCGAGGACCAGACGCCGGTATTGGCCAAAATCCGTAGCATGGTTGAGTCCGGCAACGTGACGTGGGACCTCGTCGATCAGGAATCGGCCGAGGTAATGATCGGCTGCGAGGAGGGTCTCTTCGAGAAGATCGACTGGAGCCAGATCGACCGTTCGAAATATGCCGAGCACGTCCATAGCGACTGCGGCTATGGGATCTATACGGCCGGAAATGTGCTGGCCTATGACGGGAATCGCCTCAAGGACAATCCGCCGAAGAGCTGGGCGGACTTCTTCGATACAAAGAAATATCCGGGCAAGCGGGGCTTGTGGAACACGCCCAAGGGTGCGCTGGAAGTGGCGTTGATGGCGGATGGCGTGCCCCCGGCGGAAGTCTACAAGGTGCTGAGGACCCCGGAAGGTGTCGACCGCGCCTTCGCCAAGCTCGACACGATCAAGCCCGATATCCTGCTCTGGAGTTCCGGATCCGAGTTCTTGAGCCGGCTGGCGAGCGGCGAATACGTGATGACCTACGCCTGGAACGGGCGTATCCCGACCGCCAACAAGTCGGACAAGAAGAACCTCAAGATCGCTTGGGATGCGGGCTACACCTACGTGACCGACCAGCTGGCGATCGTCAAGGGAAGCCCCAACGCCGCCCAGGCGATGGACTATATCAAATTCATCCACCAGCATCCCGAGCTGCAGGCCGAATATGCCAAGCGAACATACTACAGTTCGACAAGCCTCGCCTCGCTCGACTACCTCTCGCCGGAGGTGAAGGAGCAGCTGCCGCTCATTCCCGAACGCCTCAAATACGGGGTGGCGGTCGATGACGAATTCTGGGTGGAGAACCTGGACAGCCTGACCGAACGCTTCAACGTCTGGGCCGCCCAGTAGGCCGATCTGACAGATCCTGTTAAGCGGCGACCACGGGTCGCCGCCGTTCCCGGAGAACATCGTGAACACGTCCGCGAGAGCAACCCGCCTTCAGTTCATGGGCAACGCAGCATTGATCGCACCATTGCTGCTCTTTCTCACCGTGTTCTATTTCTATCCCATCGCCGCCTTTCTGTTCCGCAGCGTGAGCACGCAGGAAGTCACCAACGTGATTCCCCGGACGACGGCGGCGCTGCGCAACTGGGACGGTGAAGACCTGCCGGAACCGGCGGCCTACGCAGCCCTCGTGGCCGATCTCAATTCATCCAGCCAGGGCGCTGCCATTCTGGGCCGCCGGCTCAACGCGCTGGCGCCCGGCCTGCGCACGGCCGTGCGCAAAGCCACCAGTGCCGCTCAGGATCACGGGGCCGCCACGCCGAGCGAGGTGAAGGCGGCACTGATCGCTGCCGACGGCCGATGGGGTGAGCCGGAGACATGGCAGCTGATCCGGCGCGAAACCGGTCCGGTCACCGGAACATTCCTGCTTGCCGCCGTCGATCTCGAGCGTGGCGAGCAGGGACTGCACACGAGAGGCGGCGGCGAGAGCCTGTTCGTTCCGATCTTCCTGCGCACATTGGCGATCTCCCTCGCCGTGACGATCATCTGCACCGCGATCGGCTATCCCGTCGCCTGGGTGATCGCACAGGCCCCGCCCCGCACCGCGACCTGGCTGATGCTGCTCGTGCTCGTGCCGTTCTGGCTGTCCATCCTGGCGCGGACGGCAGCCTGGGTCATCGTGCTGCAGGGCAGCGGCCCCATCAACAGCTTCCTCGTCTGGACGGGGCTTGCAAGCGCGCCGGTTCCCCTCATCTTCAACCGCTTCGGCGTCATCCTCGTGATGGTCCACGTCATGCTGCCCTTCGTGGTCCTTCCGGTGGTCAACGCCATCCGCGCCATACCCAAATCCTATTTCCAGGCCGCTGCCAATCTGGGCGCGCCCCCGGCCAGCGCCTTCCTCCGCGTGATCCTGCCCTTGACCCTGCCAGGCATCTGGGCCGGCGCCTTCATCGTGTTCATCCTGTCGATCGGCTATTACATCACCCCGGCGCTGGTCGGCGGGCCGAGCGACCAGATGATCAGTTCTTTCATCGCCTTCTACACGAACCAGTCGGTGAACTGGTCGCTTGCCTCTGCATTGAGCGCCTGGCTGCTCGGCGGCATGCTGGTGCTGGTGATGGTCAGCCAGCGTTTTGTCGGCCCGATGATCAAGAGGGCGACATGAATCGCGAACCGGCCAGTGGATGGACATTGCTGGTGCGCGGCTTTGCGGCGCTGGTCTTTGCCTTCCTGCTCCTGCCGTTGCTGGTGCTGATCCCGGTGTCGCTCACCTCCGGCACGCTGCTGGTCCTGCCGACCCCGGGCTATTCGCTGCGTTGGTATGAGGATGTGTTCCACAACCCGCTCTGGATGAACGCCCTGCGCAACAGCCTCATCATCGCCGCGATTACCACCTCGGTGTCGGTCGTGCTGGGCACGGCCGCGGCGATCGGCATATGGCGGATGGCGCCGCGAGTTCGCGGTCTTGCGCTGGCCGTGGTGAGCGTGCCGATCGTCACCCCGGCCGTGATCGCCGCCGTTGCCATGTTCATCTTCCATGCGAGCCTCGGGCTCGGCGGAACCATGACCAGCATCGTGGTGGCTCACATCACCATTGCAGCACCCTTTGTCGTCATTGCCGTGCTGGCGAGCCTCGACGTCTTCGACAAACGCCTGGCGCTCGCCGCCGCCAGCCTCGGCGCGCCGCCACTCTCGGCGTTCCGTCACGTCATGCTGCCCATCCTGGCGCCGGGAATCCTGTCAGGCGCGATCTTTGCGTTCCTCACCTCGTTCGACGAGATCGTGCTCGTGCTTTTCCTGGGCAGCCCGAGCACACGCACCCTGCCGCTGGAGCTGTTCAGCGGCATCCGGGAACAGATGAGCCCGTCCGTTACCGTGGTGGCCAACCTCCTCATCGTCGTGGCGACCGCCGCGATCATCGCGGTCGAGGTGCTGCGCCGGCGCGCCACGGCGGCAAGCACCGAGAAAGCTGCAGTGCCAGCGCATTGATGGCGCCACCCCCACGCTGATCATCTGAAAGAGACATCTCGTCATGCAACCAGTCGCGCGTGAACCCGTCCAGGATTGTCTGGAGCGGTCGTGCCGGGAACAGCTTCTGGCTTTCCAGCTGCAGCGCCTGAAGGCGCTGCTCGCCCATGTTTCGAGCACCAATGCCTTCTATTCGGAGGTCTGGCGCCGGCACGGCGTCGACATCGACCGTATCGACAGCCTAGAAGACTTCACCACCGGGATCCCGGCCGTGGAGAAGGCCGACTTCATCGCTGACCAAGAAGCCGAACCACCGTTCGGCAAGCGGTTGAGGCACCTCGCCGGCGTGCCGGAGCCGCTGATGCTGTTCACCACCAGCGGCACCTCCGGCCAGGGACAGGAGCTGCATGCGCAAACCCGGCGCGAGCTGCAGGGAAGCGCGGAGGTCTATTCGCACATGCTGCGCTGGGCGGGGCTGCGCCCGGGCGATGTGGCGCTGCTCACCCTGCCGCTGACCATGCTGGGCGGCGGCAGGCTGGAATATCACGGGGCACATGATTACGGGCTGACCGTGCTGCCGGCAGGGAATTACGACGTGGAACGGAAACTGGCGCTGATCCGCCGCTTCCGACCGAAGGCGCTGATCGGCACAACGTCCTATTTCTGGCATTTGGCGGCGGTAGGGGGCAAGGCGGTGCGCGAGCAGGGCGTCGAGGTACTCTTCTGCGGCGGCGAGGGCGCCTCGCTGCCCTGGTATCGCCGGCTCGAAGAGGAATGGGGCGCGCGGGTGTTCGATCGTTACGGCTCAACCCAATCGCGCAACGACCACATGTTCACGTGTGAGGAGGGAATAGGCTCGCCCGATCGGCCCGGCCTCCTCCACAACATCGACTCTCACGTCCTGCTCGAGGTGATCGATCCGCGGACAGGCCGGCATGTGCGCGACGGGGAGCGGGGCG
Above is a window of Rhodoligotrophos defluvii DNA encoding:
- a CDS encoding enoyl-CoA hydratase-related protein, which encodes MTTQSSVRITRRGKISIVTLDRPKANAINIATSEALAAAFREFREDPELSVAIVTGAGEKFFCGGWDMNEAASGIKDSEEHGAGGFAGLHELLDCNKPVIAALNGLTVGGGWEIALACDLVLATPNTRFWFPEVQRGFIADAGGVQRLPRMLPKRIAMEVLLTGRWFELAEAEHWGMINAVVPANELLPRAIALAETICEGAPLSVQATKEVVRATEMLSDREALTGLAKLNLPIHRRMMASSDFIEGPTAFTEGRAPVWTGR
- a CDS encoding 3-keto-5-aminohexanoate cleavage protein is translated as MADPKKTIITCAVTGSIHTPSMSPYLPVTPKEIAEQAIEAAQAGAAIVHIHARDPQTGEPASSPALYREIVTRISDGCDAVINITTGGGNNMSVEQRLAAAVELRPEICSLNMGSMNFPMHTLLRKYRAFRYEWERSYIEESRDFVFKSTFKDIEETIALLSPLGTRFEFECYDVGHLYTLAFFEREGSLNAPYAVQFVMGILGGIGASIEELVHMKSAADRLFADRYRFSVLAGGKAQMQIAAAGAAMGGNIRVGLEDSLYIAAGELAKSNAEQVRKAVRILTELSCPIATPEEARRILHLKGRGG
- a CDS encoding flavodoxin family protein, with the translated sequence MAAAQICCLVASPRRDGNSHLLAQALAEGAREAGHSASTLFVDDFVAGFLRDCRSCRSADGTCSINDRYDELLLEHLLPAGAVAMAAPIYWYGLPAQLKCIIDRLVCYTSRAHPRSEDVMRGLAGKRYALLLSSEESSYGMSVGIVQQISDFSRYTHGSLVALLNAVGNRRGEIKHDPAEPLTAARRIGRDLFRLRATDYRIDTQRPGAVWGAGGDHP
- a CDS encoding ABC transporter ATP-binding protein, yielding MTCASPVSLPVMDRVERPQAVLSTFESVSKTYDGKIRVVADLDLEIMEGEFLTLLGPSGSGKTTTLMMLAGFEHPSAGDIRFQGASLLDVPAYRRNIGMVFQNYALFPHMTVAQNLAFPLLMRGVGKAEREKRVKAMLDMVRLPEALDRRPGQLSGGQQQRIALARALIFEPQLVLMDEPLGALDRQLREHMQLEIRHLHERLGITVVYVTHDQAEALTMSDRVAVFARGRIQQVAKPVDIYERPANAFVADFIGDNNRMQGVVRARNGHRYEVDCGGLTLLTISEAAHAIGDDVVVVFRPEDAVIGHPIPPMPNRMDVEVVEKIYLGDHLRLRCRAANRELVSVKISNKRGGGDLVPGRCAVLYWPAEHCRCLPIVDEIRPATAM
- a CDS encoding ABC transporter substrate-binding protein, whose product is MHRAMVRSVIGVAFMAAGASANARDLTIVAWGGVGQEAQRAAFFDPYTKATGKVVLEDQTPVLAKIRSMVESGNVTWDLVDQESAEVMIGCEEGLFEKIDWSQIDRSKYAEHVHSDCGYGIYTAGNVLAYDGNRLKDNPPKSWADFFDTKKYPGKRGLWNTPKGALEVALMADGVPPAEVYKVLRTPEGVDRAFAKLDTIKPDILLWSSGSEFLSRLASGEYVMTYAWNGRIPTANKSDKKNLKIAWDAGYTYVTDQLAIVKGSPNAAQAMDYIKFIHQHPELQAEYAKRTYYSSTSLASLDYLSPEVKEQLPLIPERLKYGVAVDDEFWVENLDSLTERFNVWAAQ
- a CDS encoding ABC transporter permease, translated to MNTSARATRLQFMGNAALIAPLLLFLTVFYFYPIAAFLFRSVSTQEVTNVIPRTTAALRNWDGEDLPEPAAYAALVADLNSSSQGAAILGRRLNALAPGLRTAVRKATSAAQDHGAATPSEVKAALIAADGRWGEPETWQLIRRETGPVTGTFLLAAVDLERGEQGLHTRGGGESLFVPIFLRTLAISLAVTIICTAIGYPVAWVIAQAPPRTATWLMLLVLVPFWLSILARTAAWVIVLQGSGPINSFLVWTGLASAPVPLIFNRFGVILVMVHVMLPFVVLPVVNAIRAIPKSYFQAAANLGAPPASAFLRVILPLTLPGIWAGAFIVFILSIGYYITPALVGGPSDQMISSFIAFYTNQSVNWSLASALSAWLLGGMLVLVMVSQRFVGPMIKRAT
- a CDS encoding ABC transporter permease; protein product: MNREPASGWTLLVRGFAALVFAFLLLPLLVLIPVSLTSGTLLVLPTPGYSLRWYEDVFHNPLWMNALRNSLIIAAITTSVSVVLGTAAAIGIWRMAPRVRGLALAVVSVPIVTPAVIAAVAMFIFHASLGLGGTMTSIVVAHITIAAPFVVIAVLASLDVFDKRLALAAASLGAPPLSAFRHVMLPILAPGILSGAIFAFLTSFDEIVLVLFLGSPSTRTLPLELFSGIREQMSPSVTVVANLLIVVATAAIIAVEVLRRRATAASTEKAAVPAH
- a CDS encoding phenylacetate--CoA ligase family protein → MQPVAREPVQDCLERSCREQLLAFQLQRLKALLAHVSSTNAFYSEVWRRHGVDIDRIDSLEDFTTGIPAVEKADFIADQEAEPPFGKRLRHLAGVPEPLMLFTTSGTSGQGQELHAQTRRELQGSAEVYSHMLRWAGLRPGDVALLTLPLTMLGGGRLEYHGAHDYGLTVLPAGNYDVERKLALIRRFRPKALIGTTSYFWHLAAVGGKAVREQGVEVLFCGGEGASLPWYRRLEEEWGARVFDRYGSTQSRNDHMFTCEEGIGSPDRPGLLHNIDSHVLLEVIDPRTGRHVRDGERGEVVITSLYHFDTPVIRCRMKDLATYRSGAYCRCGRQFSGIEIGSITRLDDMYRIKGINVWPQSIEQALLSFREVDEYEVVLSTSKDGSDHAELLFMPKSALSEDGAEALCAQLAEAIRSRIGLRFQVRALAPGGLARSEYKARRWIDRREHIFDPARRQS